The following coding sequences lie in one Lolium perenne isolate Kyuss_39 chromosome 2, Kyuss_2.0, whole genome shotgun sequence genomic window:
- the LOC127335346 gene encoding uncharacterized protein yields the protein MMSRKPLLPCRGPSPSAQLLLPIRRLLLLPRRRSSPPPSPLDRRRPLAMAGAGQPVAPAAAAAPVSATSFRVGMVRVVSFLVGGLNCAVMLLGLYLMDAVLPPGCGGGLAVAAAPVMAGVRVLAMLGTAWAQHATADAIARRHLDEEAASVAEDAVARHEIRVRYKRWLWWTRFGMAVGALQLVGAIYLMFVIVRDLPNGRRSTSCFFGQDDAGQVSGRALIALFLILSWVVVIVQCFTGSDVLRWRSFYATHDMAWKAHYREVFDHGIREALCCLGRAKYLTVLEEDEVYSVARLLGDLVAYRASGTGHLELLAGLALLQKHGNLPDLQTDLVEAPHSIMQEAAVLHPFAEACYTGPLLDVGRNPILFPCAWVYRQGVLTPWARRRRPALDGDNWWRGHAAAFLRFANIAPTALVRGRVRQSKREAAYFVVVLHEKKTVLIGVRGTETPEDLITDGLCRECAFTKEDLDGLVNNEQLPVTTRERVISTFPHYGHGGIVEAARELFMQLNDCTGENTSSRKLGFLSTLVQEGSECHGYKIRLVGHSLGGAVATVLGMMLFGRYPDVHVYAYGPLPCVDSVIAEACSHFVTTIINNDEFSSRLSINSILRLRSAAINALSDNSPADTAMIQKLARRILNVNKYQGNAPDRGIIEDYTGNQRSTETSRTSEGRAVPNERRSPHQRQLCNSEPDLQDYGGSNSSIDEHRSYQTLDIDQDVQPIPLDGHDFGLEEHQTSNREILVDTPEMFLPGLIIHVVRNRRSLFPLWTCWNLQDAEPPYKAVLAKRENFRDIAVTPSMFMDHLPWRCQYAMQRTLEYQTLRSSTNCDSPVQHLV from the exons ATGATGTCCAGAAAGCCCCTCCTCCCCTGCCGCGGGCCTTCCCCTTCCGCCCAGCTCCTCCTCCcaatccgccgcctcctcctcctcccccgccgccgctcctctccgccgccgtcgccgctcgaccGGCGGAGGCCACTCGCCATGGCCGGCGCCGGCCAGCCCGTGGCCCCCGCGGCCGCGGCCGCGCCGGTGTCGGCCACCTCCTTCCGGGTCGGCATGGTGCGGGTCGTCTCCTTCCTCGTCGGCGGCCTCAATTGCGCCGTCATGCTGCTTGGCCTCTACCTCATGGACGCCGTGCTCCCGCCGGGATGCGGCGgggggctcgccgtcgccgccgcgcccGTCATGGCCGGGGTCCGGGTGCTCGCCATGCTCGGCACCGCCTGGGCCCAGCACGCCACCGCGGATGCCATCGCTCGCCGCCACCTGGACGAGGAAGCCGCCTCGGTCGCCGAGGACGCCGTGGCCCGCCACGAGATCAGG GTGAGGTATAAACGGTGGCTGTGGTGGACTAGATTTGGTATGGCCGTTGGTGCGTTGCAGCTGGTTGGCGCAATATATCTCATGTTTGTCATTGTGAGAGATCTTCCTAACGGAAGAAGATCCACTTCCTGTTTCTTTG GACAGGATGATGCTGGCCAGGTCTCCGGGCGAGCACTAATTGCTCTGTTTCTTATCCTATCCTGGGTTGTGGTCATCGTTCAGTGCTTCACGGGTTCTGATGTATTGAGATGGCGATCATTCTATGCGACACATGATATGGCATGGAAAGCTCACTACAGGGAAGTGTTTGATCATGGAATCCGTGAGGCTTTGTGCTGCCTAGGACGTGCAAAATATCT AACCGTATTGGAAGAAGATGAGGTCTATTCTGTGGCAAGACTTCTGGGTGATTTGGTTGCATATCGTGCTTCTGGGACTGGTCATTTGGAACTGTTAGCAG GGCTTGCTCTATTGCAGAAGCATGGGAATTTGCCTGATTTGCAAACTGACCTTGTGGAGGCACCTCATAGCATTATGCAAGAAGCTGCTGTTCTCCATCCATTTGCTGAAGCCTGTTATACA GGGCCACTTCTTGATGTTGGAAGAAACCCCATTTTGTTTCCATGTGCATGGGTTTATAGACAAGGCGTTTTAACTCCATGGGCGCGCAGAAG GCGCCCTGCACTTGATGGTGATAACTGGTGGCGAGGTCATGCTGCAGCTTTCCTTAGATTTGCTAATATAGCACCTACTGCACTTGTTCGAGGCCGCGTTCGTCAG AGCAAACGTGAAGCTGCTTACTTTGTTGTGGTCCTCCACGAGAAAAAGACTGTTCTTATTGGGGTGCGTGGGACAGAGACACCAGAGGATCTCATAACCGATGGATTATGTAGAGAGTGTGCTTTCACTAAGGAAGATTTGGATGGATTAGTAAA TAATGAACAGTTACCAGTAACTACGAGGGAGAGAGTTATTTCTACATTTCCACACTATGGACACGGTGGAATTGTAGAGGCTGCTCGAGAGCTTTTCATGCAACTCAATGACTGCACAGGAG AAAACACGTCCTCCAGAAAACTTGGTTTTCTTTCTACGCTGGTCCAGGAGGGCAGTGAGTGTCATGGATATAAAATTCGTCTTGTTGGACATTCTTTAGGAGGTGCTGTTGCTACAGTCCTAGGAATGATG CTTTTTGGCAGATACCCAGACGTGCATGTGTATGCTTATGGTCCACTTCCTTGTGTGGACTCGGTGATAGCTGAAGCATGTTCGCACTTTGTTACCAC CATTATAAACAACGATGAATTTTCTTCTCGCCTTTCAATCAACTCAATCCTCAGGCTACGATCTGCTGCAATAAATGCTCTTTCCGATAACTCTCCTGCTGATACAGCAATGATACAAAAACTTGCTCGCAGAATATTGAATGTGAACAAGTATCAGGGTAATGCTCCTGACCGTGGCATCATCGAGGACTATACTGGCAATCAAAGAAGTACCGAAACTAGCCGCACATCTGAAGG GAGGGCAGTACCAAATGAAAGACGTTCGCCACACCAACGCCAATTATGCAATAGTGAGCCAGATCTCCAAGATTACGGTGGATCCAATTCATCCATAGATGAACACAGAAGCTATCAAACCCTAGACATTGATCAGGATGTCCAGCCGATTCCACTTGATGGGCATGATTTTGGTTTGGAAGAGCATCAGACATCTAATAGGGAAATACTAGTGGACACTCCGGAAATGTTTCTTCCAGGCTTAATTATTCACGTGGTGCGGAACAGAAGAAGTCTCTTCCCCCTTTGGACATGCTGGAACTTGCAGGATGCTGAACCACCATATAAAGCTGTTTTGGCAAAAAGAGAGAACTTCAGGGATATTGCTGTTACTCCATCAATGTTCATGGATCACTTACCATGGAG GTGTCAGTATGCTATGCAGAGAACTCTGGAATACCAAACGTTAAGGAGTTCAACTAACTGCGATTCACCTGTACAACATTTGGTCTGA